TCGAGGATGCGCTGCAGCGCCTCGACGGTGAAGTCGTCGGACAGCGGGTCGGGCCCGAGCCGGGCGACCCCCTCGATCTCCTGCGGGTCGCGGACGACGTAGATCGCCAGGCCCTTGCGTGTGCCGGCCTCGGTGATGTCGAGACCCGGCTGCGCGTCGAGGTCGGGGTCGTCGATGACGATCCGGGCGGCGAGCGGGTTCTTGCTGTTGGGTCGCGCCGGCAGGACCGGCACCTCGTCGCGCCAGCGGATCCAGCCCGCGCGGGCGAGGTGGATGACCACGTGCACCCCGCTGGCGTCGATGTCGAGGAACTTGCCGTGGCGCGTCACCGAGTCGACCAGCGTGCCGTGCAGGGCCTGCAGCGGCGGGTCGAACGTCTTGAGGGCGCTGAAGGCGGCCAGGTCGACGCGGCTGATGGCGCGGCCCACCAGGCGACCGCGCAGGTCCTGGACGAGGGCTTCCACCTCGGGCAGCTCGGGCACGCACCGAGTCTAGGCAGGTCTTCTCGGATCGAGGTGGTGCGCGTCACCATGGCCCATGGTCCAGCCGCGTGTGCCTCGCACCGGGACGGTCTTCCTCGACCGCCGCGGCGACGACCGCTCGCTCCGGGTCACGCGGCACCAGGAGTCGCAGCTCGTGGTGCTGTCGCTGTGGCGTGACAACGTCTGCGCCGGCCGGAGCCCCGAGGCGGGCTGACTCGCCGACTATCGGGCGATCTAGGGATCGGCCTAGACGCGCCGATAGCGTGTGAT
The sequence above is drawn from the Nocardioides sp. zg-1228 genome and encodes:
- a CDS encoding Fpg/Nei family DNA glycosylase, which encodes MPELPEVEALVQDLRGRLVGRAISRVDLAAFSALKTFDPPLQALHGTLVDSVTRHGKFLDIDASGVHVVIHLARAGWIRWRDEVPVLPARPNSKNPLAARIVIDDPDLDAQPGLDITEAGTRKGLAIYVVRDPQEIEGVARLGPDPLSDDFTVEALQRILEAEGRKQIKGVLRMQSIVAGIGNAYSDEILHAARMSPFKPANSLDETELQTLYGAIRDTLGDAVQRSSGLAASELKGEKKSNLAVHGRTGQACPVCGDVVREVSFADSSLQYCPTCQTGGKPLADRRMSRLLK